The proteins below are encoded in one region of Nitrosomonas ureae:
- the epsG gene encoding chain length determinant protein tyrosine kinase EpsG encodes MSIPDSLETKRLNNSGFITTNATAVRKFSIGHILLDMGKITPVEAERVLRLQKESGLRFGDAAIKLGLITEADIQLVLAQQFDYPYLLPGQGNHPPELVVAYQPFGTQVEVFRAVRSQLMLRWFTFERKALAIISCNPNEGASLFTANLAVVFSQLGERTLLIDANLRCPQQHEIFNLKNKQGLSDVLVARANVSEVIAKIDSFVDLSVLPAGTLPPNPLELLNRSSFDEINNQLASQYDVILYDTLAFSNGVDALAIAARTDGALIVAHKNNTRLTDINAMSEQLKYSGTEVIGSVLIDF; translated from the coding sequence ATGAGTATTCCAGATTCTTTAGAAACAAAGAGGCTGAACAATTCCGGTTTTATTACTACAAATGCAACTGCTGTACGTAAGTTTAGTATTGGGCACATTTTGCTAGATATGGGGAAAATTACGCCAGTTGAAGCTGAGCGTGTATTACGATTGCAGAAAGAAAGTGGCTTGCGCTTTGGTGATGCAGCAATAAAGTTAGGCTTAATAACCGAGGCGGATATCCAGTTAGTATTAGCACAGCAATTTGATTATCCCTATTTGTTGCCCGGACAAGGGAATCATCCACCGGAATTAGTGGTTGCATATCAGCCATTTGGTACTCAAGTTGAAGTTTTTCGTGCAGTGAGAAGTCAATTAATGCTACGTTGGTTCACTTTTGAACGTAAAGCGCTAGCCATAATTAGTTGTAACCCGAATGAAGGGGCAAGTCTTTTTACTGCAAATCTTGCGGTGGTATTTTCTCAGCTTGGTGAGCGGACATTGTTAATTGATGCTAATTTACGTTGTCCGCAGCAACATGAGATTTTTAATCTGAAAAATAAGCAAGGTTTGTCTGATGTACTCGTTGCTCGTGCTAATGTTTCAGAGGTTATTGCTAAAATAGACTCATTTGTTGATCTTTCGGTGTTGCCTGCAGGTACGTTGCCACCGAATCCTTTGGAGCTTCTTAATCGCTCTTCGTTCGACGAAATAAACAATCAGCTTGCGAGTCAATACGATGTTATTCTCTATGATACTTTAGCATTTTCTAATGGAGTTGATGCGCTTGCTATTGCTGCTCGTACAGATGGCGCACTAATAGTTGCACACAAGAACAATACTCGCTTAACTGATATCAACGCTATGAGTGAACAACTCAAGTATAGTGGCACTGAAGTTATAGGTTCAGTATTAATTGATTTTTAG
- the epsF gene encoding chain length determinant protein EpsF, with product MDFSRFFLIILARHKLILLTLIVTMSTTLLVSLLMSKSYKSTAVMVLTHKGADPVTGLIMSPQQITGYMATQLDIIKSSRTALMVVDQLRLDQNEAVASQHKQSNSSLGMREWLAALLLKNLEIETSRDSSVIRISFKGTDPAFTAVIANAFANAYQEISIRLTVEPSQKAATYFTDQLNVLRDRLETAQKKLTQYQHSHGIVDADFRLDVETKRLNDLASQLVVAQADLIGAESKQEGGNRISEAHSIARNTVINNLKINLSQAESRFSDIAQKLGKNHPSYIGAKAEVDKLRSELSRHISFTDRSAVNQEAEIRKALEEQKIKVLALNRSRDELQILEREVDGAQQAYNSAMQRLNQTSLEGQSNLSSVSILDTAKTPDKPDSPKILLNLTLSAFLGTLLGVGAGLLAEMIDRRVRSAEDLVDVLHAPVLGIIKRGIPKERGLQLVLPRLLR from the coding sequence ATGGATTTTTCTCGATTTTTTCTTATTATCTTAGCCCGCCATAAACTGATACTCTTAACACTTATTGTGACAATGTCGACCACTTTATTGGTTAGCTTGTTAATGTCAAAGAGCTATAAGTCAACGGCGGTAATGGTACTTACCCATAAGGGAGCGGATCCTGTAACGGGATTGATAATGTCACCTCAGCAAATTACAGGTTACATGGCGACGCAATTGGACATTATTAAAAGTTCAAGAACTGCATTAATGGTAGTTGATCAACTACGACTTGATCAGAATGAAGCTGTTGCAAGTCAGCACAAACAAAGCAATTCCTCTTTGGGAATGCGCGAATGGCTGGCCGCTTTACTCCTTAAAAATCTGGAAATTGAAACATCGCGTGATAGTAGTGTGATTCGTATAAGCTTTAAAGGTACCGATCCTGCCTTTACTGCTGTTATTGCTAATGCTTTTGCAAATGCATATCAAGAAATTAGCATACGCCTTACAGTTGAACCTTCACAAAAGGCTGCAACTTACTTTACTGATCAGCTTAATGTATTACGTGATAGATTAGAAACTGCACAAAAGAAACTAACTCAGTACCAACATTCACACGGAATTGTTGATGCAGATTTTCGTCTTGATGTTGAAACTAAGCGATTGAATGATCTTGCTAGCCAATTGGTGGTGGCACAAGCGGATCTGATTGGAGCTGAATCAAAACAAGAAGGCGGCAATCGGATTAGCGAAGCGCATAGTATTGCTAGAAATACGGTAATTAACAATCTTAAAATAAATTTGTCGCAAGCCGAATCCAGGTTCTCTGATATTGCTCAAAAACTAGGTAAAAATCATCCCAGCTATATTGGAGCAAAAGCAGAAGTTGACAAACTGAGATCTGAGCTAAGTAGGCACATAAGCTTTACTGATAGAAGTGCCGTCAATCAGGAAGCTGAGATTCGTAAGGCACTTGAAGAACAAAAAATAAAAGTGCTGGCATTAAACCGTTCAAGAGATGAACTTCAAATTCTTGAAAGGGAAGTGGATGGTGCACAACAGGCGTATAACAGTGCAATGCAACGTTTAAATCAAACTAGTCTTGAAGGGCAATCCAATTTATCGAGTGTTTCTATACTTGACACAGCAAAAACTCCAGATAAGCCAGATAGCCCTAAGATATTGCTTAATTTGACTTTATCAGCATTTTTGGGAACTTTGCTGGGAGTAGGGGCCGGACTGCTTGCAGAAATGATTGATCGACGTGTGCGCTCAGCAGAGGATCTGGTAGATGTTCTACATGCTCCTGTATTGGGTATTATAAAACGCGGAATTCCGAAAGAAAGAGGCTTGCAATTAGTATTGCCTCGTTTGCTACGATGA